Proteins from a single region of Salinibacter grassmerensis:
- a CDS encoding tail fiber domain-containing protein, whose product MQASLHTSRLFSIHLVAAALGGLGLLALGLGTVPVHGQTPTTTIENGNTDTRLQLNYDGGLYVPGSYVTDGTENDSIPAEGAGTRMMWYPAKAAVRAGRVGGTEWDAVNVGKQSAALGFDTKASGLGATAMGGGTTASGDYATATGFGTTASGSNATSMGFNTTASNSDATAMGNGTTASGLRTTAMGNGTTASGSYATAMGSNTTAATDQSLSIGRHNSANTSADGTFFVVGNGSLSTPSDALVLTKTGDLTISGSLTESSDRRLKTGIEPLSGGILQKLGALRPVRYRFKDPATHPSGEQVGLIAQGVQKQFPALVSEGSGGTLSLSYSKMTAVLLKGVQEQQAQVRALQSENDRFRAQNVEIESRVEQIEDMKTRLAALESKKSSVLPAGWGPTALLMLVVGAGSFAGGLIWRRRT is encoded by the coding sequence ATGCAAGCCTCCCTCCACACCTCTCGTCTTTTTTCGATTCATCTCGTCGCGGCCGCCCTGGGAGGACTTGGGCTATTGGCCCTCGGGCTGGGGACAGTCCCAGTGCACGGGCAGACGCCCACGACCACGATTGAAAACGGAAACACCGACACGCGCCTCCAACTCAACTACGACGGCGGCCTCTACGTCCCCGGCAGCTACGTCACAGACGGGACGGAGAACGACTCGATCCCCGCCGAAGGAGCCGGCACCCGGATGATGTGGTACCCGGCGAAGGCCGCTGTCCGCGCTGGGCGGGTGGGCGGCACGGAATGGGACGCGGTGAACGTGGGAAAGCAATCGGCCGCGCTTGGCTTCGACACGAAAGCTAGCGGCCTCGGCGCCACGGCAATGGGCGGCGGAACGACCGCCAGCGGCGACTACGCGACGGCAACGGGGTTCGGGACGACCGCCAGCGGCAGCAACGCCACGTCAATGGGCTTCAACACGACCGCCAGCAACTCCGACGCTACGGCGATGGGCAACGGGACCACCGCCAGTGGCTTGCGGACCACGGCAATGGGCAACGGGACCACCGCCAGCGGTAGCTACGCGACAGCGATGGGCTCGAACACGACCGCCGCCACGGACCAGTCTCTCTCGATTGGCAGGCACAACAGTGCCAACACATCGGCGGATGGCACCTTTTTCGTGGTCGGCAACGGCTCGCTCAGCACCCCCTCCGATGCACTGGTGCTCACGAAGACCGGCGACCTCACGATCAGCGGGAGCCTCACCGAAAGCTCCGACCGCCGCCTCAAGACCGGTATTGAGCCGCTCAGCGGGGGCATCCTCCAGAAGCTCGGGGCGCTTCGCCCGGTGCGCTACCGGTTCAAGGACCCGGCGACCCACCCGTCCGGCGAGCAGGTCGGCCTCATTGCGCAGGGGGTGCAGAAGCAGTTTCCGGCGCTCGTCAGTGAGGGAAGCGGGGGCACCCTCTCGCTCTCCTACTCGAAAATGACAGCCGTTCTGCTGAAAGGGGTTCAAGAGCAGCAGGCTCAGGTTCGCGCCCTGCAGAGCGAGAACGACCGCTTCCGGGCACAGAATGTGGAGATCGAAAGCCGGGTTGAGCAGATCGAGGACATGAAGACGCGCCTCGCGGCCCTAGAAAGCAAGAAATCTTCGGTACTGCCAGCGGGCTGGGGCCCAACGGCCCTCTTGATGCTGGTGGTCGGTGCGGGCAGCTTCGCCGGGGGACTCATCTGGCGTCGGCGCACATAG
- a CDS encoding CynX/NimT family MFS transporter: protein MRLQLPHVLGPLTRPPALRHVHPLHQQALRIIRHIIRPRRASESRLQRGLLILGILVISLNLRPALASVGPLVESIRVATGLSNTALGLLTTLPLLAFGVVSAFTPLVARRLGTEGALAATLSLVAVGTLARAAPSTALLFGGTVLFGVGIALGNVLLPSLVKRDFPEHSGVMTSLYSSGIGAGAALGAGTTVPMAGALGWRGALGAWAVPAIAALLVWLPQLRRRVPARAAYDVGASLRALGRSSLAWQVALFMGLQSLTFYIALAWLPAFLQTRGFDPAAAGGLLALSQMMGVAGTAVVPTWAARQADQRRIICLLGLVEGIALAGLAWPGAPMAALWVSVLGFVLGGAFGLALLLLVLRAADAETATELSGMAQSVGYLVAAGGPAVFGLLHDLTGGWAAPLVLLASALVAKTAVGLRAGQPGQIHAGR from the coding sequence GTGCGCCTTCAGCTCCCTCACGTGCTGGGGCCTCTCACCCGCCCTCCAGCTCTTCGTCACGTCCACCCTTTGCACCAACAGGCGCTTCGTATCATTCGCCACATCATCCGTCCCCGCCGCGCATCGGAGTCTCGGTTGCAGCGCGGCCTCTTGATTCTCGGCATCCTGGTGATTTCGCTCAACCTGCGCCCGGCGCTTGCAAGCGTAGGGCCGCTCGTAGAAAGCATTCGCGTGGCCACGGGCCTCTCCAACACGGCACTCGGCCTGCTCACGACGCTGCCACTTCTGGCCTTCGGGGTTGTCTCGGCGTTCACGCCACTGGTAGCGCGGCGCCTGGGCACCGAGGGGGCGCTGGCCGCTACCCTCTCGCTCGTCGCGGTCGGGACGCTTGCGCGAGCAGCTCCGTCAACGGCGCTCCTCTTCGGGGGCACGGTGCTCTTTGGAGTGGGCATCGCGCTGGGCAATGTGCTCCTGCCCTCGCTCGTGAAACGGGACTTCCCGGAGCACTCCGGCGTGATGACCAGCCTCTATTCAAGCGGGATCGGGGCAGGCGCGGCACTTGGGGCGGGGACGACCGTGCCGATGGCCGGTGCGCTCGGCTGGCGGGGCGCCTTGGGGGCGTGGGCCGTGCCTGCGATCGCGGCCCTCCTGGTGTGGCTGCCCCAACTGCGGAGACGTGTGCCAGCCCGTGCGGCGTACGATGTGGGCGCGTCGCTTCGGGCGCTTGGACGCTCGTCGCTGGCGTGGCAGGTGGCGCTCTTCATGGGGCTTCAGTCGCTCACGTTTTACATCGCTCTCGCCTGGCTGCCGGCCTTTCTGCAGACGCGTGGCTTTGACCCAGCGGCTGCGGGCGGGCTGCTCGCGCTCTCCCAGATGATGGGTGTAGCCGGCACCGCGGTCGTGCCCACATGGGCCGCACGACAGGCGGACCAGCGGCGCATCATCTGCCTGCTCGGGCTCGTGGAGGGCATCGCGCTGGCCGGGCTGGCGTGGCCGGGGGCGCCGATGGCGGCCCTGTGGGTCTCGGTCCTCGGCTTTGTGCTGGGCGGTGCGTTCGGGCTGGCGCTGCTTCTGCTCGTCCTGCGTGCCGCCGACGCCGAGACGGCGACCGAGCTCTCAGGCATGGCGCAGTCGGTGGGCTATCTCGTCGCGGCGGGCGGGCCGGCAGTCTTTGGCCTTCTGCACGACCTCACAGGTGGATGGGCGGCGCCCCTGGTGCTGCTGGCGTCCGCCCTCGTGGCGAAGACGGCCGTGGGCCTGCGTGCGGGACAGCCCGGCCAGATTCATGCGGGCAGATGA
- a CDS encoding tail fiber domain-containing protein, giving the protein MSASTLSTEVRVPLLLIFSVLLAGAAHGQTPTTTIENGNTDTRLQLNYDGGLYVPGSYGPTSPADSIPTEGPGTRLMWYPAEAAFRAGRVFDNSSALSGVDGRQFWNASNVGSHSVAFGQNTKASGTAAVAMGTQTTATNTNALAIGVGTAASGNHAVALGSNTTAATNRSLTIGTYNNKNNGNDDNDSSTGPLFVVGNGTLSTPSDALVLDQSGNLEVSGGFVLPDGTTLDEASDLKGVSENQDGVREIADSDGFAVTGTFSNIATSPPSIGGSFMQYHPETAAFRGGQPGAASDAGNYSFTFGDATLASTKGATAIGNSAQALGVAGDGDSEPGPTAIGHQTYAEGKGAVALGNDTDATSDGATAMGSLTKAIGTDAAAFGTTTRAATPSSFTVGKYNDTNTSADNTLFVVGNGSGTNSRNDALVLDGGGNLTISGGLTQNSDRRLKTDIEPLSGGILQKIGALRPVRYRFKDPATHPSGEQIGLIAQKVQKQFPALVSEGSGGTLSLSYSKMTAVLLKGVQEQQAELDEKTETIADLNAEIEALNDQHDELTRRLATLEAQTEKGSILAGGSGSGILALLLALGIGLGGGLLWRGRIAIREAEAL; this is encoded by the coding sequence ATGTCTGCGAGTACACTATCGACGGAAGTCCGCGTCCCCCTTCTTCTGATCTTTTCGGTGCTCTTGGCGGGCGCGGCCCACGGGCAGACACCCACGACCACGATTGAAAACGGAAACACCGACACGCGCCTCCAACTCAACTACGACGGCGGCCTCTACGTCCCCGGCAGCTACGGCCCCACAAGCCCCGCCGACTCAATTCCTACCGAAGGACCGGGCACCCGGCTGATGTGGTACCCGGCAGAGGCTGCCTTTCGGGCCGGGCGAGTGTTCGACAATAGCAGCGCCTTATCTGGGGTCGATGGGCGCCAGTTCTGGAACGCTTCGAACGTCGGTTCCCACTCGGTGGCATTCGGTCAGAACACGAAGGCCAGTGGCACGGCCGCCGTGGCGATGGGGACGCAGACGACGGCCACCAACACGAACGCCCTAGCCATAGGCGTGGGGACGGCTGCGAGTGGCAACCACGCCGTGGCGCTCGGCAGCAACACCACCGCTGCGACAAACCGCTCTCTCACAATCGGTACCTACAACAACAAGAATAACGGGAACGACGACAACGATTCGTCCACGGGCCCGCTGTTCGTCGTCGGAAACGGGACGCTCAGCACCCCCTCCGACGCCCTCGTGCTGGACCAGAGCGGCAACCTTGAGGTGAGTGGCGGCTTCGTTCTGCCTGACGGGACTACCCTAGACGAAGCAAGCGATCTCAAAGGAGTCTCCGAGAATCAGGACGGAGTCCGCGAGATCGCCGATTCGGATGGGTTTGCCGTCACCGGGACCTTTTCCAACATTGCGACATCGCCTCCCTCAATTGGGGGGTCGTTCATGCAGTACCATCCGGAAACGGCTGCCTTTCGAGGGGGCCAGCCGGGAGCAGCGTCCGACGCGGGCAACTACTCGTTCACCTTTGGCGACGCCACACTGGCGTCCACGAAAGGGGCAACGGCAATCGGCAACTCTGCTCAAGCACTGGGTGTCGCGGGGGACGGAGACTCTGAGCCCGGTCCCACCGCGATCGGCCACCAGACCTACGCCGAGGGCAAGGGGGCCGTCGCGTTGGGAAACGATACGGACGCGACGTCCGACGGCGCGACGGCAATGGGATCGTTGACGAAAGCCATAGGGACCGACGCAGCTGCATTCGGAACGACCACGAGAGCGGCCACCCCTTCTTCCTTCACGGTGGGCAAATACAACGACACCAACACGTCAGCGGACAATACCCTCTTCGTGGTCGGCAACGGCTCAGGGACCAACAGCCGCAACGACGCACTGGTGCTGGACGGGGGAGGCAATCTTACGATTAGCGGGGGCCTCACCCAAAACTCTGACCGCCGCCTGAAGACCGACATTGAGCCGCTCAGCGGGGGCATCCTCCAGAAGATCGGGGCACTTCGCCCGGTGCGCTATCGGTTCAAGGACCCGGCGACCCACCCGTCCGGCGAGCAGATCGGCCTGATCGCGCAGAAGGTGCAGAAGCAGTTCCCGGCGCTCGTCAGTGAGGGAAGCGGGGGCACCCTCTCGCTCTCCTACTCGAAGATGACAGCGGTTCTGCTGAAAGGGGTTCAGGAGCAGCAGGCAGAGCTTGACGAGAAGACAGAGACGATTGCGGACCTGAACGCGGAGATTGAGGCCCTCAACGACCAGCACGACGAGTTGACACGGCGTCTGGCCACGCTGGAGGCGCAGACGGAGAAGGGATCGATTCTGGCCGGCGGGTCCGGGTCCGGCATTCTCGCCCTCCTCCTTGCGCTGGGAATCGGGCTCGGCGGGGGGCTTCTCTGGCGGGGCCGCATTGCCATTCGGGAGGCGGAGGCTCTTTGA
- a CDS encoding methyl-accepting chemotaxis protein — protein MFTQLFGPEEAAQNDATVEGATGHDAGNGSARNGRGGSEITEAALVEGVHRSMGVIEFRPDGTIVAANENFLDLVGYEPGEVEGEHHRIFVEDEYARSEEYRAFWEKLGRGEPHEGRLKRIAKSGRVLWLQGTYVPVFGDGEEVQKVVKIANDITDRVRAENKRDTLTEQVEVLLGAMSRFADGNLTARVDTEADGDMGRLYDGFNRSVENLQQMVEQIQEVAQSTTASASQISASSDQMAASTEEQSAQAEEVAAAVEQLNQTIDENARSVQSVAEAAEAGGQQARQGGEVVEETTGKMEEIVDAAQDTASVIEGLAASSEEIGQVVERIDEIAGQTNLLALNAAIEAARAGEDGSNTGQGFAVVAEEVRELAEEADAATDEIASMIEQVQDETEDAVEAARRSSQRAEEGMELADRTGRAIEEVITSIGTVEGRAEEIATASEEQSATSEQIAQSIQSISTAVQEAAAGVTEVSDTADELDVLTERLRSAVQRFDLDEESGSSRTSGSKTAPQDYGGGDGHPSGQVSA, from the coding sequence ATGTTTACTCAACTTTTCGGCCCCGAAGAGGCCGCGCAGAACGACGCAACAGTCGAAGGCGCTACTGGACACGACGCGGGCAACGGCTCCGCCAGAAATGGCAGGGGCGGTTCAGAAATTACCGAGGCTGCGCTCGTTGAGGGCGTACACCGGTCGATGGGAGTCATCGAATTTCGTCCCGATGGGACCATTGTGGCGGCCAACGAGAATTTTCTCGATCTCGTCGGGTACGAGCCCGGAGAGGTTGAAGGCGAGCACCACCGCATCTTCGTCGAGGACGAGTATGCACGGTCAGAGGAGTACCGCGCCTTTTGGGAGAAGCTCGGGCGCGGGGAGCCGCACGAGGGCCGCCTCAAGCGAATTGCCAAGAGCGGCCGCGTGCTCTGGCTGCAGGGAACGTACGTCCCGGTGTTTGGAGACGGAGAAGAGGTCCAGAAGGTCGTCAAAATCGCAAACGACATAACCGACCGGGTCCGGGCCGAAAACAAGCGGGATACCCTCACCGAGCAGGTAGAGGTTCTTTTGGGGGCAATGAGTCGGTTTGCGGACGGGAATCTGACCGCGCGGGTGGACACCGAGGCAGATGGAGACATGGGGCGCCTCTACGACGGCTTCAACCGGTCGGTCGAAAACCTCCAGCAGATGGTCGAGCAGATCCAAGAGGTAGCCCAGTCGACCACGGCGTCGGCCAGTCAAATCAGCGCGTCGTCGGACCAGATGGCCGCGTCGACCGAGGAGCAGTCCGCACAGGCCGAGGAAGTGGCCGCGGCCGTCGAACAGCTCAACCAGACGATCGACGAGAACGCCCGCAGTGTCCAGTCGGTCGCCGAGGCCGCCGAGGCCGGGGGCCAGCAGGCCCGGCAGGGCGGAGAGGTCGTCGAAGAGACGACCGGAAAGATGGAAGAGATTGTGGACGCGGCCCAGGACACCGCGTCGGTCATCGAAGGGCTCGCCGCCTCGAGTGAAGAGATTGGCCAGGTCGTCGAGCGGATCGATGAAATAGCCGGGCAGACGAACCTGCTCGCGCTGAACGCGGCAATCGAGGCCGCTCGGGCCGGAGAAGACGGGTCCAACACTGGCCAGGGGTTCGCCGTCGTCGCCGAGGAGGTGCGCGAGCTTGCGGAGGAGGCCGACGCGGCGACCGACGAAATCGCCAGCATGATCGAGCAGGTTCAGGACGAGACCGAAGACGCGGTCGAGGCAGCACGCCGGAGCAGCCAGAGGGCGGAGGAGGGAATGGAGCTTGCCGATCGGACCGGTAGGGCCATTGAGGAAGTCATTACCTCCATCGGCACGGTGGAAGGGCGAGCGGAAGAGATTGCGACCGCCTCGGAGGAGCAGAGCGCCACTAGCGAGCAGATCGCACAAAGTATCCAGTCGATCTCCACAGCGGTCCAGGAGGCGGCGGCCGGCGTGACGGAGGTTTCCGATACGGCGGACGAGCTCGACGTCCTCACCGAACGGCTCCGTAGCGCAGTCCAGCGGTTCGACCTTGACGAGGAGTCTGGGTCGTCCCGAACGAGCGGCAGCAAGACCGCGCCCCAGGACTACGGGGGGGGCGATGGGCATCCGTCCGGACAGGTGTCTGCGTGA
- a CDS encoding T9SS type A sorting domain-containing protein: MLPSRAPSFCILSFLVIAAVAPTVPSAAQTVSVQNGATVRIQNDAAWNLKSGTMDLGSAGATATLSEQTGGRAYNGKLTATRALSAPSARDVAGLGAVISASVDLGNVAVTRGHQIQSANGNQGIARYYDISPSQNNSGLNATLTHHYADPEELNGLSESNLELFKSTDGGSSWSEEGAGSRDAAANTVTLSGIASFSRWTLGSTQTPLPVELAFFESVNDGGGVTLRWATASETGNAGFGVQHRRDSTGAWEELGFVESKAEGGTATEPQRYRYQAKDLGVGTNQFRLEQVDLDGSTDLSKVIEALVEMQETYRLSTQPNPATRQATVKVAVQERQTVRLALYDVLGRRVATLYDGPLPAHETRTFRLNAGRQGLPSGTYFLRINGERVTDTRRLAIVR, from the coding sequence ATGCTGCCCAGCCGCGCCCCCTCTTTCTGCATCCTCTCCTTTTTGGTCATCGCTGCCGTCGCCCCCACCGTCCCTTCGGCGGCGCAAACCGTCTCTGTCCAGAACGGCGCGACCGTTCGGATCCAAAACGACGCGGCCTGGAACCTCAAAAGCGGAACGATGGACCTCGGCTCCGCCGGCGCCACCGCCACGCTCAGCGAACAGACCGGCGGCCGGGCCTACAACGGAAAGCTGACCGCGACACGGGCCCTGAGCGCTCCCTCGGCCCGCGACGTGGCCGGGCTCGGGGCGGTGATCAGCGCCTCTGTGGACCTGGGCAATGTGGCCGTCACCCGCGGCCATCAGATCCAGAGTGCCAACGGCAACCAGGGCATCGCGCGCTACTACGACATCTCCCCGTCGCAGAACAACAGCGGTCTCAACGCGACCCTCACCCACCACTACGCCGACCCCGAGGAGCTGAACGGCCTCTCGGAGAGCAACCTCGAGCTGTTTAAGTCGACCGACGGGGGCTCCTCATGGTCGGAGGAAGGGGCCGGCAGCCGGGACGCAGCCGCCAACACCGTGACGCTAAGCGGCATCGCGTCGTTTAGCCGATGGACCCTCGGGAGCACCCAGACCCCATTGCCGGTGGAGCTGGCCTTCTTCGAGAGCGTCAACGATGGAGGCGGCGTCACGCTCCGGTGGGCGACCGCCTCGGAGACGGGCAACGCTGGCTTCGGGGTTCAGCACCGCCGCGACTCGACCGGGGCGTGGGAGGAGCTCGGCTTCGTCGAGTCGAAGGCCGAGGGCGGCACCGCCACGGAGCCTCAGCGGTACCGATACCAGGCCAAGGATCTGGGCGTGGGCACCAACCAGTTCCGCCTCGAGCAGGTCGACTTGGACGGGAGCACCGACCTTTCGAAGGTCATCGAGGCGCTGGTGGAGATGCAGGAGACCTACCGGCTGAGCACGCAGCCGAACCCGGCCACCCGGCAGGCCACCGTGAAGGTGGCGGTGCAGGAGCGGCAGACCGTTCGCCTCGCGCTCTACGACGTGCTGGGCCGACGGGTGGCGACGCTGTACGACGGCCCCCTTCCCGCACACGAGACGAGGACGTTCCGGTTGAACGCAGGCCGCCAGGGGCTGCCCAGCGGGACCTACTTCTTGCGCATCAACGGCGAGAGGGTGACCGACACGCGCCGCCTCGCGATCGTGCGCTGA
- a CDS encoding carboxypeptidase regulatory-like domain-containing protein, whose product MTDMLRSCQGIGILVALLLGGSGGHVVAQPSAGEPAALGIQDAPLGQALEQMATATGISLVYDASLVAGRRASCVTGESPPEALLRCLLAGHPVDYVRTSKGTYVLRSPIQRPPQEGRLAGIVRDGEAGRPLSGAHIRLTEAQDIRGTVTDSTGRFHVPGLLPGPHTVMISHLGYRRHEATVYVPPNDTAHHAAALAPSPIAADSLVVNADRYGLPSAQRDADRVRAAPLRAGGAAEVPDVLGAAGSVLGVTASPPYADLHIQGGPSGGHTLRLDGMPVRNPASAGRLLGAFSPLALEGLTARKAGFGALRGNALSGTLELTHDFSGSGGRYGTVRADSRSLGARLQGTATLGTTPVSVMVAGRTSVWDVYQDAGLHDLIDRWSTLDPMLAAAQGPPDSSLARGSLGARAEPSAGFYDLHGALRFDLGPAERLDLSAYHGRSAIGADLVLGQPVGPGLSGGDGNEEPSLDSSPFKLPTRDEQDWSNTTAQARYRAPVSGRTTATLQAGVSHYQGTTASEVGEVQFTSSSSLRSGSGVAAAQRAAHGQEGSGEVTEALLEGEVDVALGPRWGLVWSGGLTHQRSHVRIGNAFAPRLQHRAHTSRLRTAAEMTIGLGAHTQLDGGLRLTSRPGQGTVFAEPRGALRYDRPVGGLGTVALSVRGGLYRQFTAQFDLARDGATAVVPTTRMWLPLTDPLTPPRTYHLAADLTWAPAPRWQVDVEGYRKWQPHLLAIDYPALRGAPETMAAPTDPSRFIAPSQGFAHGGGLEVAYEGPGLTGSLRYAYSRAERTFPGRFGGRQTPVPWTDPHRLALTAEVPLGAGLALEATGEGTWGRRWGYRRAYYAYLTPADLEGAWDELQLDRPSTHRLPPRYTLDAGVSVSRSWAGVSVEGRIGLANVLGRRNVADWGLEPNPDGSVSRWTRSLPGRRAMVSIRIRY is encoded by the coding sequence ATGACTGACATGTTGCGCTCGTGCCAGGGAATTGGGATCCTCGTGGCCCTTCTCCTCGGGGGCTCCGGAGGCCACGTGGTGGCGCAGCCTAGCGCAGGAGAACCTGCGGCCCTCGGCATCCAGGACGCCCCGCTCGGCCAGGCGCTGGAGCAGATGGCCACGGCGACCGGCATCAGCCTCGTGTATGACGCGTCCCTCGTGGCGGGCCGGCGCGCCTCTTGTGTCACGGGCGAGTCGCCTCCGGAAGCCCTCCTCCGCTGCCTGCTGGCCGGGCACCCCGTCGACTACGTCCGAACCTCGAAGGGGACCTACGTCCTCCGCTCGCCCATCCAGCGCCCCCCGCAGGAGGGGCGGCTGGCCGGAATCGTGCGGGACGGAGAGGCCGGTCGTCCCCTCTCAGGCGCGCACATCCGGCTGACGGAGGCACAGGACATTCGGGGCACGGTCACCGACTCGACCGGCCGGTTCCACGTTCCTGGCCTGCTGCCCGGCCCGCACACGGTCATGATCAGCCACCTCGGCTACCGCCGCCACGAGGCGACCGTCTACGTGCCCCCCAACGATACCGCCCACCACGCAGCCGCCCTCGCCCCGTCGCCCATCGCGGCCGACTCGCTCGTCGTCAACGCCGACCGCTACGGCCTCCCGTCGGCCCAGCGCGACGCAGACCGCGTTCGGGCGGCGCCGCTGCGGGCCGGCGGGGCGGCGGAGGTGCCCGACGTGCTCGGCGCGGCCGGCTCCGTTCTCGGCGTCACCGCATCGCCGCCCTACGCCGACCTGCACATCCAGGGCGGCCCGTCCGGTGGGCACACCCTCCGCCTCGACGGCATGCCGGTGCGCAATCCGGCGAGCGCGGGCCGTCTCCTCGGCGCCTTCAGCCCCCTCGCGCTGGAGGGCCTCACGGCGCGAAAGGCCGGCTTCGGGGCCCTCCGAGGGAACGCCCTCTCCGGCACCCTCGAGCTCACCCACGACTTCTCCGGGTCGGGCGGGCGGTACGGCACCGTTCGCGCCGACTCGCGCAGCCTAGGCGCCCGACTGCAGGGCACCGCGACGCTGGGGACGACGCCCGTCTCGGTCATGGTGGCCGGCCGCACGAGCGTATGGGACGTATACCAGGACGCCGGGCTCCACGACCTCATCGACCGGTGGTCGACGCTCGACCCGATGCTCGCAGCCGCGCAAGGCCCGCCCGACTCGTCGCTCGCCCGCGGGTCGCTGGGCGCCCGGGCCGAGCCGAGCGCCGGCTTCTACGACCTACACGGCGCGCTCCGCTTCGACCTCGGCCCCGCCGAACGGCTCGACCTCTCTGCCTACCACGGCCGCAGCGCCATTGGGGCCGACCTGGTGCTGGGCCAGCCTGTCGGCCCAGGCCTGAGTGGCGGCGACGGAAACGAGGAGCCGTCCCTCGACTCCTCTCCCTTCAAACTGCCGACCCGCGACGAGCAGGACTGGTCGAACACGACCGCGCAGGCCCGCTACCGAGCGCCGGTCTCCGGCCGCACGACCGCCACACTGCAGGCCGGCGTGAGCCACTACCAGGGCACGACCGCCTCGGAGGTGGGCGAGGTCCAGTTCACGTCCTCCTCATCGCTTCGCTCGGGATCGGGGGTGGCCGCGGCGCAACGGGCCGCCCACGGGCAGGAGGGGTCGGGCGAGGTGACGGAGGCCCTCCTCGAGGGAGAGGTCGACGTGGCCCTCGGTCCCCGTTGGGGCCTCGTGTGGTCCGGTGGCCTCACGCACCAGCGGAGCCACGTCCGCATCGGAAACGCGTTTGCCCCCCGGCTCCAACACCGGGCGCATACGAGCCGGCTCAGGACCGCGGCCGAGATGACGATTGGCCTCGGGGCCCATACGCAGCTCGACGGGGGCCTCCGGCTGACGAGCCGCCCCGGCCAGGGGACCGTGTTCGCCGAGCCGCGGGGCGCCCTCCGGTACGACCGGCCTGTCGGCGGGCTCGGCACGGTAGCCCTGAGCGTGCGAGGCGGCCTCTACCGGCAGTTCACCGCACAGTTTGACCTGGCCCGCGACGGCGCCACGGCGGTCGTGCCCACGACGCGGATGTGGCTCCCTCTCACCGACCCGCTCACGCCGCCCCGCACCTATCACCTCGCGGCCGACCTGACGTGGGCGCCTGCCCCTCGCTGGCAGGTTGACGTAGAGGGGTATCGGAAGTGGCAGCCCCACCTGCTTGCCATCGACTATCCGGCCCTGCGCGGCGCCCCGGAGACGATGGCCGCCCCGACCGACCCGTCGCGGTTCATCGCCCCCAGCCAGGGATTTGCGCATGGCGGCGGGCTGGAGGTTGCCTACGAAGGCCCGGGCCTCACCGGGTCGCTGCGCTACGCCTACAGCCGGGCCGAGCGCACCTTCCCCGGGCGCTTCGGCGGGCGGCAGACGCCGGTGCCGTGGACCGATCCGCACCGCCTTGCCCTCACCGCGGAGGTGCCCCTCGGCGCCGGGCTTGCTCTGGAGGCAACCGGCGAAGGGACGTGGGGCCGCCGCTGGGGCTACCGGCGGGCGTACTACGCCTATCTGACGCCCGCCGACCTCGAGGGGGCCTGGGACGAACTCCAATTAGATCGGCCCTCGACCCACCGGCTGCCGCCTCGGTATACGCTCGATGCCGGCGTAAGCGTCTCCCGTTCCTGGGCCGGGGTAAGCGTCGAGGGCCGGATCGGACTCGCCAACGTGCTGGGCCGCCGGAACGTGGCCGACTGGGGGCTGGAGCCAAACCCGGACGGATCGGTCTCGCGGTGGACCCGATCCCTGCCCGGCCGACGGGCCATGGTCTCCATTCGAATCCGATACTGA
- a CDS encoding type II toxin-antitoxin system MqsA family antitoxin — translation MSSEKNRTTEPVAEEECPMCLAGTLREGSTTITLERGEATVVLKEVPANVCDVCGEAYVDEEVSAAVYEKAEEAVEADVQFDVRRWKGVRKATT, via the coding sequence ATGAGTTCCGAAAAAAACAGGACGACTGAGCCGGTAGCCGAAGAAGAGTGCCCGATGTGTCTTGCGGGCACACTCCGTGAGGGCAGTACGACCATTACGCTGGAGCGGGGCGAGGCCACGGTCGTGCTCAAAGAAGTGCCTGCTAACGTGTGCGATGTCTGCGGGGAAGCATACGTGGATGAGGAGGTGTCCGCGGCCGTTTACGAGAAGGCTGAGGAAGCTGTGGAGGCCGACGTACAGTTTGACGTGCGCCGGTGGAAGGGTGTCCGGAAAGCCACCACGTAG
- a CDS encoding DUF4258 domain-containing protein, whose translation MRLSARSSVRFLGADIRDVLETGEVFDREPSAKPFPKYYVLGWVDSPARRGDHDRGRPIHVVAADDEEASITCVLTVYEPDPDLWTDEFRKKQDD comes from the coding sequence ATGCGATTGAGCGCTCGTTCGAGCGTGAGATTCCTCGGGGCCGACATCCGGGATGTATTGGAAACCGGAGAGGTCTTCGATCGAGAGCCCAGCGCAAAGCCGTTTCCGAAGTACTACGTGTTGGGATGGGTCGACAGCCCTGCACGACGAGGAGATCATGACCGTGGTCGGCCTATTCACGTGGTAGCGGCTGACGATGAGGAAGCCAGCATCACGTGTGTGCTCACTGTTTACGAACCTGACCCAGATCTCTGGACCGATGAGTTCCGAAAAAAACAGGACGACTGA